The following coding sequences lie in one Arachis ipaensis cultivar K30076 chromosome B03, Araip1.1, whole genome shotgun sequence genomic window:
- the LOC107629387 gene encoding elongation factor Tu, chloroplastic (The sequence of the model RefSeq protein was modified relative to this genomic sequence to represent the inferred CDS: added 29 bases not found in genome assembly) has product MAISTAAAATVSSKLIIPSHASTVSSSSSSSTTATIFRSSSATTKLSSSFLNPSTILHLTPSSTSTSTPTTTRRKTFTVRAARGKFERKKPHVNIGTIGHVDHGKTTLTAALTMALAALGNSAPKKYDEIDAAPEERARGITINTATVEYETENRHYAHVDCPGHADYVKNMITGAAQMDGAILVVSGADGPMPQTKEHILLAKQVGVPNMVVFLNKQDQVDDEELLQLVELEVRELLSSYEFPGDDIPIISGSALLALEALMENPAIKRGDNEWVDKIYQLMDSVDSYIPIPQRQTDLPFLLAVEDVFSITGRGTVATGRVERGTIKVGDTVDLVGIRETRNTTVTGVEMFQKILDEAMAGDNVGLLLRGIQKVDIQRGMVLAKPGTITPHTKFSAIVYVLKKEEGGRHSPFFAGYRPQFYMRTTDVTGKVTQIMNDKDEESKMVMPGDRVKMVVELIQPVACEQGMRFAIREGGKTVGAGVIQSIIE; this is encoded by the exons atgGCAATTTCAACAGCAGCAGCAGCcacagtttcttcaaaactcatCATACCTTCACATGCGTCAaccgtttcttcttcttcttcttcttcaacaaccgCCACCATCTTCCGCTCTTCATCAGCCACTACTAAACTCT CTCCACCTCACTCCTTCTTCCACTTCCACCTCAACTCCCACCACCACCCGCCGCAAAACCTTTACCGTACGCGCCGCGCGTGGAAAATTCGAACGTAAGAAGCCACACGTCAACATCGGAACCATCGGCCACGTCGACCACGGCAAAACCACCCTCACCGCCGCCCTTACCATGGCTCTCGCCGCCCTCGGAAACAGCGCTCCGAAGAAGTACGACGAGATCGACGCCGCGCCGGAGGAAAGGGCGCGTGGAATCACCATCAACACTGCGACGGTGGAGTACGAGACGGAGAACCGCCACTATGCACACGTGGACTGCCCTGGACACGCTGATTACGTCAAGAACATGATCACCGGAGCTGCGCAGATGGATGGCGCTATATTGGTGGTTTCCGGTGCCGACGGACCCATGCCGCAGACTAAGGAGCACATCCTTCTTGCTAAGCAAGTTGGTGTTCCCAACATGGTTGTCTTTCTCAACAAGCAAGACCAG GTGGACGATGAGGAGCTTTTGCAGCTTGTGGAGCTTGAGGTTCGTGAGCTTCTGTCCTCATATGAGTTCCCCGGTGATGACATTCCTATTATTTCCGGTTCTGCTCTGTTGGCCTTGGAAGCTTTGATGGAAAATCCCGCAATCAAGCGTGGTGATAATGAGTGGGTGGATAAGATTTATCAACTTATGGATTCTGTGGATAGTTACATTCCCATCCCACAGCGCCAAACTGATCTACCCTTCTTACTTGCGGTGGAAGATGTGTTTTCAATCACTGGTCGTGGAACGGTGGCCACAGGGCGTGTTGAGAGGGGAACCATTAAGGTTGGAGATACGGTTGACCTTGTTGGTATCAGGGAAACTAGGAACACTACTGTGACTGGTGTGGAAATGTTCCAGAAGATTCTCGATGAGGCGATGGCTGGGGACAACGTGGGATTGTTGCTTAGGGGTATTCAGAAGGTCGATATTCAGAGAGGGATGGTTTTGGCCAAGCCTGGAACCATCACACCACACACAAAGTTCAGCGCAATCGTCTATGttttgaagaaggaagaaggagggaGGCACTCACCTTTCTTTGCCGGGTACAGGCCTCAGTTCTACATGAGGACCACCGATGTCACTGGCAAGGTTACTCAAATCATGAATGACAAGGATGAGGAATCAAAGATGGTTATGCCTGGTGACCGTGTTAAGATGGTGGTTGAACTGATCCAGCCCGTGGCTTGTGAACAGGGAATGAGGTTCGCTATTAGAGAAGGAGGGAAGACCGTCGGAGCCGGCGTTATCCAATCTATAATTGAGTAA